A DNA window from Hordeum vulgare subsp. vulgare chromosome 1H, MorexV3_pseudomolecules_assembly, whole genome shotgun sequence contains the following coding sequences:
- the LOC123443616 gene encoding histone H4 — protein sequence MSGRGKGGKGLGKGGAKRHRKVLRDNIQGITKPAIRRLARRGGVKRISGLIYEETRGVLKIFLENVIRDAVTYTEHARRKTVTAMDVVYALKRQGRTLYGFGG from the coding sequence ATGTCCGGTCGCGGCAAGGGAGGGAAGGGCCTTGGCAAGGGCGGCGCCAAGCGCCACCGGAAGGTGCTGCGCGACAACATCCAGGGCATCACCAAGCCGGCCATCCGGCGCCTGGCTCGCCGGGGCGGCGTGAAGCGCATCTCGGGGCTGATCTACGAGGAGACCCGCGGCGTGCTCAAGATCTTCCTCGAGAACGTCATCCGCGACGCCGTCACCTACACCGAGCACGCCCGCCGCAAGACCGTCACCGCCATGGACGTCGTCTACGCCCTCAAGCGCCAGGGACGCACCCTCTACGGATTCGGCGGCTGA